The genomic segment ggaggagggtagAGATGACGGGTGGGGGCAGCAAGAGGTGTGTGTCACTCCCATGCCCCACGCCCTGAGCATTTTgttccctgccctgcctgcttttGGCTCTGACTGAATCCGTGCCCTGGGCCTTGTACCCAGTGGCCTTAGAGGCTTGGGGTTCAGGCAGTTTCTGCTGCAAAGCAGCTCTGGGAGAGTTTCCTGTAAGAGAATCCGGGGAAGCAGGTCCGGATGTCTCCATGCCTCTAGCAGGCCTCCCTCCCTTGACCTTTGCTAGAATGACTGTTGGTTGTACTCCCAtcacccttcccccaccaggGTTTATGTCAAGGGACTTCTTCCCAGGATAAGATGAGGACCCTAGAATAGTTTTTGATCTACAGCGGTGGAGGCTTAGCTCAGGGTAGGAGGGGTGAGGGTTGGTCTCCTTGAGCTCAGTGTCTCCTAGGAACGAGTCCCAGGCCAAATCTTGTCTTTGCTGGAGCCATTAGACACTGGGCATCAAGAACACCACCTGGGAGTGGGAGCTAATCATCCATTTACAGCTCTGCAGTAACCTGAGGGGACTCTGGGTTTGGTCTAGGGCAGTAATTAAGTGtgctgctgcccacccccacctcctttctggCAGCCACGTGGGGTTACTTTGAGCTCCGAACTTCTGGCTAATGCAGTATTGACGTGACGGTCTGGACACTTGAGCCCTCTGCCCTGGGGATGGAGACTGCTATAGGATCTGttcctgggagggggagggggtgtggggggagagtAGGGAAGACAGCAGTGTTGTTGTGTCTTGGGGGCTGAGTTCCCTTTGGTTGGGTTTGTATCATTCCTCTCTGGACCCACGTCATCATCAGTCTTGTCTACGCGGTATTTCTAGGGGTCCTCTGTGGACACTTGCTGGAAGGGGGCTGACCTGGGATAGTCCCTGGgagtggtggggtgggcagggcctctGGCTCTGGGCTGGAGTGCCAGCAGTTGTTTGCAGAAGGCCTGGTCTCTGGAGACCTtctctaccagctgctgcctttggTCTCCTGTGGCTCAGCCTAGGAGACCAGGGTTCTGGGATTTCCAGTGTTGGAAGGGGTGAGGTGTGCGAGGGTTGGGCATAAGTGGGAGAAGGAACCAATGGGGAACCAGAGTTTGAGTTCCTGGAGTGGCAACAAAGTgattcactggggtgggggtgaggggtaggggaGAGGGCGTGGCTAATCGTAGCCCCATTCCTGTTACTTCTTCTGCTCTCATTGCTGTCCCTTTTGCTGTCTGTCTTTGTGCCATCACCCTTTCTTTCCTGACTACTTCTCCTCTGGCTCCTGTTGCCTGTCCAGACCACAACTCGGCGGCCCAAGGTGAGAAAAACCAGGCCTCTGTGCGAGCCATTGCAGAGTGTACACACATTTCaggcatgtgcatgtgtgtggacgTGTGTATGGCCAAGTAAAAGTTGGTCACAGTGCATCCTGGGTGCTTTTTTCATGGGAGTGATGGGACTGAAGGTAGGGACAGGTCACTCCTAGGAAAATGACATCTGACTTTTGGGAGGATGCCTGAGCCAGTAGCTTTAGTGCAAAAGAAATGAGAGTTGGTTCATTACGGCAGGCTTGCTTGAAGAAGGGCGTTTTGACTAGCTTTGATGGGGACGGGCTGAAAGAGAGGTGAAGAACTTGGCCTTCCAAGTGTCAGGGGACAAGCAGGCGAGTGTGTCTGTTTGATAACATGTGGTCTCTGAGTGTCTGTCAGCACACACGGAGAGCTTCAGAGCTCAGCACTGCGTGGGAGAGCGCTGGGCAGGCCTGTGTGCTCCAGGACCAGGGGCTTCAGGGCAGCTTCTCTGCCCTGCCCTACACAGGCCTGGTAGTGGCGCCTGACTAGAGCCTCTGTCTTCGGGAATGGAGATGACAGAAGGGTTGGCTGTGCTGATCTTGTTTCAAGGGGGAGTCTGTGAACACAACTTTAACCTTGACCCTTTTACCTGCAGGGTCCCCTGAAATAGACCAAGGGAGGGAGAGTCAACTTGACTCCCAAAGAGCAGGGAGGGCCTAGCAGAGATATAGAGCCGGGTACCCCCACATGTAGCCAAGCCTTCTCTAGAAACATGAAAGAGAACCAACTACATTCCACATCGAGGCACTTCATGtctctggggaaggagggggtagGCCCAGAGCCATGATAGGACTGGGAGTATTAAACTGCTAGAGTGATCACCAGTGGGTCACAGGGGAGAGTGCTGGTGAGTAAGGGGTCCTGCTCTGAGGGGGTAGTGTCAGAGcggggaggaaggtggggtcaGTGCCAAGGAAGAGCCTTATAATCTTATGtcttcatcccttcctccccctcctctctatctccctccctcctcccctgttcTTCATCACTATCTCTGACTGTGGcattttccttctcccctttactcTGTCTCACTGTTCTCATTGTTCTCTGATActctgtctttttcctttgctgtctCCTTTCCTTACTGTATTCTCATATTCTGTCTTCTGCTCTTTTGCCACACTTGTCCTCTACTTTCTTTCTGGTCTGCCCCTACCCTCTGTGAATAGCCTACCCGCCCGGCCAGTAGTACTGGGGTGGTGGGAGCCAGTAGCTCCCTGGGCCCCTCTGGCTCAGCATCAGCGGGTGAGCTGAGTAGCAGTGAGCCCAGCACCCCGGCTCAGACTCCACTGGCAGCACCCATCATTCCCACGCCGGCCCTCACCTCTCCTGGAGCAGcacccccacttccttccccctccAAGGTAAGGATGGGTTGGAGTGAGGATGAACCAAGACACAAAGGGGCTTGTGACCCCTGGCAGGTCTTGGAGATTTCCTAGGGTTGGGGAATTCCAGAATTTGGATTAGAAGGGTGGGACATAGCATTTGGGTATCCTGCCTTTGACTAAGCTACCCTTCCCTCTGTGCCCTTCTTCCACACCTTCCCCATACGTTTTGTTCTCTTCTCAGATATTTATATGTCACTTGCTTTTGACCCTGGGGCTGGAATGAAATTTGCACACATTCCTGCCCTTTCTGCTCCAGCTCAGCCTTGGAgagaagggcgggggggggggggggggggaagtggagGCTATGCACAGAACGAGGGGTCTCTCCtttgcaggaggaggaggggctgagggccCAGGTGCGGGACCTGGAGGAGAAACTGGAGACCCTACGACTGAAACGGGCAGAagacaaggcaaagctaaaaGAGTTGGAGAAACACAAGATCCAGCTGGAGCAGGTGCAAGAATGGAAGAGCAAAATGCAGGAGCAGCAGGCCGACCTGCAGCGGCGCCTCAAAGAGGCGCGGAAGGTGCGGCTCAGGAGGAAAGGGGTGGCTGGGGAGGTGTGGGGTCCGAAACAATAGACTGGAACTCCACTGGAGCTGGAGCCTGGAACGTTCTGTGAGGTAGAGCATGTGAGGCATCTCTCTACGTGTGTCCCACCAACCTCCACCTCTCAGGAAGCCAAGGAGGCACTGGAGGCAAAGGAGCGCTACATGGAGGAGATGGCTGACACTGCCGATGCCATTGAGATGGCCACTCTCGACAAGGAGATGGCCGAGGAGCGGGCCGAGTCCCTGCAGCAGGAGGTGGAGGCACTGAAGGAGCGTGTGGATGAGCTCACCACTGACTTGGAGATTCTCAAGGCTGAGATCGAAGAGAAGGGTAAGGGGCCAGGAGCTGCTGGGAAACACAGGGTGGGGTTAGAATCATGTCTGAGAGAGTTCATGGTTTTCCTCAGGCTCAGACGGGGCTGCGTCCAGTTATCAACTCAAGCAACTCGAGGAGCAGAATGCCCGCCTAAAGGATGCCCTGGTGAGGTAGGGTCCCTTCACTGCCGGGCTCCGGAGCCCACTCCCCTGTCCAGACGCGTTCAAGCGCCCATTGCCCAGTGACTCTGACATTCGCTTCCTCTTCTCCTCGCTTCCCCCCAGGATGCGGGATCTTTCTTCCTCGGAGAAGCAGGAGCATGTGAAACTCCAGAAACTCATGGAAAAGAAGAACCAAGAGCTGGAAGTTGTTAGGCAACAGCGGGAGCGGCTGCAGGAGGAGCTGAGCCAGGCGGAGAGCACCATTGATGAGCTCAAGGAGCAGGTCTGGCGAGCCCAGCTCCTCTCCCAGAGACCCCGCCAGCCCCCCTCAGGCTCTCCCGTAGATGCCTCCTCTCTCGGCACCTGTTAGTagcccttctccccatccctgcccctgtAACCCAGGTGGACGCTGCTCTGGGTGCTGAGGAGATGGTGGAGATGCTGACAGACCGGAACCTGAATCTGGAAGAGAAAGTGCGGGAATTGAGAGAGACCGTGGGGGACTTGGTAAGAGGAGAGCAGACCCTGACTTCTGACCAGGATGGAGGGTGTTCAAAGGGACTTGCTGAGACAGAGACTGACATGTGACCCCTGACCTTTGAGCAGGGTGTATGGTGAGGGGACCCACCCTGGCCTGCTATGCTGATCCTGCCTTTCCTTTGTCCCAACTCCCTCATGGTCTCCCAGGAAGCGATGAATGAGATGAACGATGAGCTGCAGGAGAATGCACGCGAGACGGAACTGGAGCTGCGGGAGCAGCTGGACATGGCAGGCGCCCGGGTACGGGAGGCCCAGAAGCGTGTGGAGGCAGCCCAGGAGACAGTTGCAGACTATCAGCAAACCATCAAGAAATACCGCCAGCTGACTGCCCACCTGCAGGTGCCTTGTCACCCCCCACTCTCCACCCATGATCACACTGGGGCTCCCTCATGACCCAGCTGTGTCTTACTGTCCATCTCTTCTCCCAGGATGTGAATCGGGAACTGACAAACCAGCAGGAAGCATCTGTGGAGCGGCAACAGCAGCCACCCCCGGAGACTTTTGACTTCAAAATCAAGTTTGCTGAGACGAAGGCCCATGCCAAGGTCAGGAAAGCAAgtgggctggagagaggagagtgTTTGGGAACCCAGCTTAAGTATGGCTGTGGACTGACCGGGTGGGTGGGTCCCTGGCAGGGGGTGCTTTGTGTGATGGTTTGCAAGACTCCTGGTGTGTGCTTGTCCTGGAAGCAGGGGACCTGGTAGAACGAGGCGTGGTGGGTCTGGGACTCTCCCCAGCCTGGCTGAGCGCCTGCCTTCCTGTCCATCTCATAGGCAATTGAGATGGAACTGAGGCAGATGGAGGTGGCCCAGGCCAATCGGCATATGTCCCTGCTCACCACCTTCATGCCCGACAGTTTCCTTCGGCCCGGTGGGGACCATGACTGCGTCCTGGTGCTGCTGCTCATGCCTCGTCTCATTTGCAAGGTACAGCCAGTCATATGTTCAGCAGGAACCTCTGGAACTTGCTGTGAACCAGGCCTTGAGGGAGCTGAGTGAGGCCAGCAGTCAGCATCCCTACACACGAAGAGTTTGTGATGTAGTGGAGAGACGTGGAGAGGCGTAGTCAACAGAGCTGCAGATGGATTTGTATTACAGATGGCCTGTTATGAAGGCGGGGTAGCTTCTTTGAGAGTGCACAGTTGGGGAGCTGATTTAGATGGAGGGCTGTTACTGAAGGAATAACATTTGGGCTGAGATCCAGAAGATGGCCGGGAATGAGGAGAAAATTGTCAGGATGGCACTCCAGTGGAAGAGTAGCAGGAGCAGCAGCTTTAGGCCCGCAGGAAAGAGCTTGGTCCCACAGGTCCCGCTCTCCTTTCATCCCCACATCTCAAACCCTCTCAGCCGCCAGATCTCCACATCGCTTCCCTGTCCCCATGGGAGGCTTCCTGCCCATCTAAGAGCTGTTTCTGTTTTATCTGCCCCTTCCTCACCCCGCAGTTGCTCAGCTCTGTGTTCTGTATTCCTGAGTCTGTGTTCTTCATCCCCtgctctgagccccaggcccctggcacTTCTTCCCACAGGCAGAGCTGATTCGAAAGCAGGCCCAGGAGAAGTTTGAACTAAGTGAGAACTGTACAGAGCGGCCCGGTCTTCGAGGAGCTGCGGGGGAGCAGCTCAGCTTTGCCGCTGGGCTGGTGTACTCCCTGACTCTGCTGCAGGCCACCCTCCACCGCTATGAGCAGTAAGTGAGCCCCAGCCCCCATTCAAGGCCACAGGTCCCAGACTGGCTGGAACTGAGATCACCTGGCAGACCCTGGCCTCACAGGCCCTTCTCTGGTCTCTAGTGCCCTCTCTCAGTGCAGTGTGGATGTATATAAGAAAGTGGGCAGCCTGTACCCTGAGATGAGTGCCCATGAGCGCTCCTTGGACTTCCTCATTGAGCTGCTGCACAAGGACCAGCTGGATGAGACTGTCAATGTTGAACCTCTCACTAAAGCCATCAAGTACTACCAGGTCTGGGGCGAGGGTTCCGGCTTggtgcaggagggagggaaggtttCTCTTTCTGGGCTGTGGCCAGTGTAGCCCAGGCTGTGTGTCTGAGGCTCAGATTGCTGTAGATGAACTCGCCTCAGGATACAGCCTTTGGGGGTTTGGGGTTCTCTTATACCTCTAGAGTCCTGTGATGACTGGGGCTCAAACTGCAGTTGGGGAAGAATTCTCCGTCCTTCCAAGACCTGAAGGCTGTCTGTTTCTTTGTCATCTCTCAGCATCTGTATAGCATCCACCTTGCCGAACAGCCTGAGGACAGCACCATGCAGCTGGCCGACCACATAAAGGTGAAATGTCTGGGCTGGTGGTTGAGCCCCATGTAGAGATCAGAAACGGAGGCCGTCAGGTCAAGAGGTCTGGCCCTGAGGGTGTCGCATAAGACTGGCACAGGGTCACTAAGGCCAGATCAGAGAAGACAGAGAACCTGCTTATGTATGGGGGTCAGAAGAAGGTGGGGACTTCTTAGAGATGCTGAGAGGGCAGAGGGACTCCTGTCGGGCGCTGACAAGCACATACTTCTGTCCTCACAGTTCACCCAGAGTGCCCTGGACTGCATGGGTGTGGAGGTGGGACGACTGCGTGCCTTCTTGCAGGTGAGAGCACAACTGTTTGAGCGCTTCTGCCTTCTTAGCTGCCCCATCCTCACCTCCAGTCCTAATGCTGACTTTGTTTCCCATCCATTTCCTGTTCCCTGAGTAGGGTGGGCAGGAGGCTTCAGATATTGCCCTCCTGCTCCGGGACTTGGAAACATCTTGCAGTGACATCCGCCAGTTTTGTAAGAAGATCCGAAGGCGAATGCCAGGGACAGATGCTCCTGGGATCCCAGCTGCACTGGCCTTTGGACCACAGGTTTAGGgctgtgagggaggaaggaaaggaagccgAGTAGATCAGGAGGGGCCTAGTACGTTCAATCTGGATCTGGACAGGGCAAGAATGGCTTCCAGGTAGCTGGGAGTGTGGTACTGGACCCAGGGTGGGCTCCTGACTCTGGCCTGTTCACAGGTATCCGACACACTCCTTGACTGCAGGAAACACTTGACATGGGTGGTGGCTGTGCTACAGGAGGTGGCAGCTGCCGCTGCCCAGCTCATCGCCCCACTGGCGGAAAATGAAGGCCTGCCTGTGGCTGCCCTAGAGGAGCTGGCTTTCAAAGCAAGCAAGCAGGTGGGCCTGGATGGCTGGGAAGAAGGCGGCAGGGAGTCAGGTGTGAGGTTTTCACTACACTACTGCCCTTGGCTCCTGCAGATCTATGGGAGCCCCTCCAGCAGCCCCTATGAGTGTCTGCGTCAGTCATGCACCATCCTCATCAGTACCATGAACAAGCTGGCCACAGCCATGCAGGAGGGAGAGTATGACGCAGAGCGGCCCCCCAGCAAGGTGGGTGGGAGCTCCTTGCAGGGGCTTCTGAggcctggggcagcagggctTGCAGAGCTGCTGCTAGTTGTGGGAGGGCCGGGAGGAATCGAGAGCACCATGGTGCTTAGAAGGCAAGAGACTGGGTCTCTCTGAAAGCAGCATGTTGGTGATatcctcttcccacccctgcccactgtcCTTCTCTTGGCCCTTAGCCTCCCCCCGTTGAGCTGCGGGCTGCAGCCCTTCGTGCAGAGATCACAGATGCTGAAGGCCTGGGCTTGAAGCTTGAAGATCGAGAGACAGTTATCAAGGAGCTGAAGAAGTCACTCAAGATCAAGGTGAGGGTAGGGTAGTCTCAGTGTTTGGGGCCCAGGAAGCATTgtgaggcacagagcagcagtGAATGTTGGGGATCAGGACTGAGAAGGGTTGGGGTTAAGGGAGAAAGTAGTGCCTATGATCAGTGGGAACTCTTGTGGGCTTTTATGGAGCTTTCTATCTCATGGTCTGTCCTGGGACCCTAGGAGGTTGTGGGAGGATGTAAAGCAATTAGAAGCTCTCTGTCCTTGTCCAGGGGGAGGAGCTGAGTGAGGCTAACGTGCGGCTGAGCCTCCTGGAGAAGAAGCTGGACAGTGCTGCCAAGGATGCAGACGAGCGCATCGAGAAAGTCCAGAATCGGCTGGAGGAGACCCAGGCGCTGCTGCGGAAGAAGGAGAAGTCAGGCACTTCCCCAGGCCATGATAGTTCAGTCCTCCCTCCTGCCAGCAGCTCTCTGCCTCCTAACCTAGCCCCTACCCAGACCCTCTCATCGTGCGATTCCCCAGGGGAACAGATGCCATTTTCTTTGCCCATTGCCAACCTGTTATATCACCCCAATCTGAGTCTGTATCGCTCCTGGTCCTCACCAGCATGGTTACTCCAAGGACCTGTGGGGACTGAGAAGTGGTGTGGGGTTGCAGGGAAGGGACACGGCCTGCGCTGGATTCTCTTTCACAGAGAGTTTGAGGAGACGATGGATGCTCTCCAGGCTGACATCGACCAGCTAGaggcagagaaggcagagctgaAGCAGCGGCTGAACAGCCAGTCCAAGCGCACGATCGAGGGGCTCCGAGGGCCCCCTCCTTCGGGTATTGCTACCCTGGTCTCTGGCATTGCTGGTGGTGAGTGCAGGGGGACAGGCAGCGCTAGCCCACAGGAGATTGAatggcctccctcctcccttctggctTCAGTTGGATGTCTGCCCCCTTCTCACCCCGAGATGTTCATCCCAGTTTCATGCTGGCAGCTCTCATCAGGGTCTCACTTCTCCCAAAGATACGTGGAGAGCCCTTCTGACTAAGGTGGGGCGTTACCAAATTCTCGGTGTGGCTTGGAGTTACAATGGCAGTGGGACTCTATTATATGTTCTCTGGGTCTGCGGTCTGGCCTCCCTGACCCAGCCTCGCATCCCAGAGGGTCAGCAGCCCACAGCAGGCTGAGCTGACCCTGCTGTGGCAGCCAGTGGGCCTCAGGCCCGCCCTTCATTGCTCTTCTGCTCGAACGTGTTTTCTCTGTGGAGCTCATGTGGCTCCGTGGTGTGGTTGTCTCTTCCATGGCTGCATTCTCCCTGTTTCATCGGGCTTGTGTTCTGACCTTGTGGTCTTGCAGTGTGGTCTGGGCTCCTTATGCTTTCCTGGCTTCCAGGCTCAGTCTCccctgtgtcctgaccagggaggTGGCCAGTGCCATCTCAGTTCTCATCTGCTCTAGAGTTTGTTCGTTGTTCTCTCTGCAGTTTCTCACTTACCCTTCTGATCTCCAGAAGGCAAACTCTGGAATTGAGCCTTCAGGGTCTCTAGATCTCCTCTCCCCTGCTGCAGCTGTCTTGTCAGCTGATCTCACCCAGGGTCTTGTCCTCATCAAAGCCCCAGTCACTGATGCATCTGGATCTTGGGAGGTGACCGAGCACCTTCTTCACCGTCCACTCCGTGGTGCAGATGGCTCCCGTtccttggggggaggggtctcCAGAGTTACCACATTGTATTGTTTCAGCATAGGCTCTTTAAACAAATACTGGTTGTGAATTTATGAACCTCCCCGCCAAAAACGGGTGTCTTTGGCCTCAGCAGTGGGGAACCTGAGGAGCACAGTAATGCATCTGCATGCTCAACTTCAGCTGCGCTGCTGGGGGGAGTAAGGGTGCTGACGTATCAGGAGTGCCCCCTTTGCCACTCTTGCTTGCATATCACACGCTGCCTCGtggcctctctcccctctcctgtcttTCACACGTTTGCCCTTCCCTCAAAGGTGGAGGGCAGAAGTAGAGTCCTGTTAGAGAAGGTATGGTGTTCAGGAAAAGGGTTTTCCTGCAGCATTTGTGTCCAGGATTCTTCTGGTGTGTTCCCCTAACCCCCAAATGACCTAATtgctctctcctcttttcctgctcCCCACGGGCTCTCCTGAGCACAGAAGAACAGCAGCGAGGTAgagagctgccctggctgggggttgCCAGGGCCGGTGGGAATTGGGGCTGGGGGAGTAGGGTGAGACTTTCCCCTTGGGAGCACCaggactggggctgggaggagataCGGAAAGGTGGTGAGCAGAGATGGAGcccacctcctaccctctccACCTGAGACGGATGATATTTGTTGTGGGACTGTAGGAGGTGCCCCTGGGCAGGTACTGGGCTCTGTGCCAGGTCCGGGGCTGGTGAAGGACTCGCCGCTGCTGCTTCAGCAGATCTCTGCCATGAGGCTGCACATCTCCCAGCTCCAGCATGAGAACAGCATCCTCAAGGTGAAGAGGTCACAGGGAGAACTGGGGTGGCGGTGGAGCACACCTGTCACATCGATGATGGACGGCAAGGCCTTCTATTGCTTCTAACCACCACCATCTTTCCCCACCCACAGGGCGCCCAGATGAAAGCCTCCTTAgcagccctgccccctctccaTGTGGCAAAGCTCTCTGTCCTGCCCCATGAGGGCCCTGGCAGGGAATTAGCAACTGGAGCACTGTATCGTAAGACCAACCAGCTGCTGGAAACATTGAATCAGCTGAGCACACATACCCACGTAGTAGACATCACTCGCACCAACCCTGGTATGGACCCGCCAACCTGGGATGAATGACTCGGCCCCTCCCCTTGTCCTAGAGGTGTAGCCCCTGCCCAGGCAATTTCCACACTGCTCTTTGGTTTCAGTGTTCAGTTTGCCTGATTCATCTACTCTTATGTGCCTGTTCCATAAGAAGGCCCAGTACCTGCACCGCTGACCCTTAATCCAGGACAGCCACCTGCCTGGGCCTTGGTCGGCCTCACcagtctttcctccctccctgcagctgCCAAGAGCCCATCGGCCCAGCTCCTGGAGCAAGTGGCTCAACTCAAGTCCCTAAGCGACACCATCGAGAAGCTGAAGGTCAGCTCTGACCCTGCCCTTCCTCACCTTAGAGTTTTCTCTAGAGCATTTTCTGGTGGAGCCTTAGCACATTCATTTCCACGAGCATTCCTGGAGTgcctctgggcccagccctgggctaCATGGCATGTTGCAGGGAAGTAGAAGGGAAGGCAGAGCTCCTGCCTTGG from the Desmodus rotundus isolate HL8 chromosome 5, HLdesRot8A.1, whole genome shotgun sequence genome contains:
- the DCTN1 gene encoding dynactin subunit 1 isoform X6, which translates into the protein MAQSKRHVYSRTPSGGRMSAEATARPLRVGSRVEVIGKGHRGTVAYVGATLFATGKWVGVILDEAKGKNDGTVQGRKYFTCDEGHGIFVRQSQIQVFEDGADTTSPETPDSSASKALKREGTDSATKTSKLTTTRRPKPTRPASSTGVVGASSSLGPSGSASAGELSSSEPSTPAQTPLAAPIIPTPALTSPGAAPPLPSPSKEEEGLRAQVRDLEEKLETLRLKRAEDKAKLKELEKHKIQLEQVQEWKSKMQEQQADLQRRLKEARKEAKEALEAKERYMEEMADTADAIEMATLDKEMAEERAESLQQEVEALKERVDELTTDLEILKAEIEEKGSDGAASSYQLKQLEEQNARLKDALVRMRDLSSSEKQEHVKLQKLMEKKNQELEVVRQQRERLQEELSQAESTIDELKEQVDAALGAEEMVEMLTDRNLNLEEKVRELRETVGDLEAMNEMNDELQENARETELELREQLDMAGARVREAQKRVEAAQETVADYQQTIKKYRQLTAHLQDVNRELTNQQEASVERQQQPPPETFDFKIKFAETKAHAKAIEMELRQMEVAQANRHMSLLTTFMPDSFLRPGGDHDCVLVLLLMPRLICKAELIRKQAQEKFELSENCTERPGLRGAAGEQLSFAAGLVYSLTLLQATLHRYEHALSQCSVDVYKKVGSLYPEMSAHERSLDFLIELLHKDQLDETVNVEPLTKAIKYYQHLYSIHLAEQPEDSTMQLADHIKFTQSALDCMGVEVGRLRAFLQGGQEASDIALLLRDLETSCSDIRQFCKKIRRRMPGTDAPGIPAALAFGPQVSDTLLDCRKHLTWVVAVLQEVAAAAAQLIAPLAENEGLPVAALEELAFKASKQIYGSPSSSPYECLRQSCTILISTMNKLATAMQEGEYDAERPPSKPPPVELRAAALRAEITDAEGLGLKLEDRETVIKELKKSLKIKGEELSEANVRLSLLEKKLDSAAKDADERIEKVQNRLEETQALLRKKEKEFEETMDALQADIDQLEAEKAELKQRLNSQSKRTIEGLRGPPPSGIATLVSGIAGEEQQRGGAPGQVLGSVPGPGLVKDSPLLLQQISAMRLHISQLQHENSILKGAQMKASLAALPPLHVAKLSVLPHEGPGRELATGALYRKTNQLLETLNQLSTHTHVVDITRTNPAAKSPSAQLLEQVAQLKSLSDTIEKLKDEVLKETVSQCPGATVPTDFATFPSSAFLRAKEEQQDDTVYLGKVTFSCAAGLGQRHRLVLTQEQLHQLHGRLI
- the DCTN1 gene encoding dynactin subunit 1 isoform X4, encoding MAQSKRHVYSRTPSGGRMSAEATARPLRVGSRVEVIGKGHRGTVAYVGATLFATGKWVGVILDEAKGKNDGTVQGRKYFTCDEGHGIFVRQSQIQVFEDGADTTSPETPDSSASKALKREGTDSATKTSKLRGLKPKKTTTRRPKPTRPASSTGVVGASSSLGPSGSASAGELSSSEPSTPAQTPLAAPIIPTPALTSPGAAPPLPSPSKEEEGLRAQVRDLEEKLETLRLKRAEDKAKLKELEKHKIQLEQVQEWKSKMQEQQADLQRRLKEARKEAKEALEAKERYMEEMADTADAIEMATLDKEMAEERAESLQQEVEALKERVDELTTDLEILKAEIEEKGSDGAASSYQLKQLEEQNARLKDALVRMRDLSSSEKQEHVKLQKLMEKKNQELEVVRQQRERLQEELSQAESTIDELKEQVDAALGAEEMVEMLTDRNLNLEEKVRELRETVGDLEAMNEMNDELQENARETELELREQLDMAGARVREAQKRVEAAQETVADYQQTIKKYRQLTAHLQDVNRELTNQQEASVERQQQPPPETFDFKIKFAETKAHAKAIEMELRQMEVAQANRHMSLLTTFMPDSFLRPGGDHDCVLVLLLMPRLICKAELIRKQAQEKFELSENCTERPGLRGAAGEQLSFAAGLVYSLTLLQATLHRYEHALSQCSVDVYKKVGSLYPEMSAHERSLDFLIELLHKDQLDETVNVEPLTKAIKYYQHLYSIHLAEQPEDSTMQLADHIKFTQSALDCMGVEVGRLRAFLQGGQEASDIALLLRDLETSCSDIRQFCKKIRRRMPGTDAPGIPAALAFGPQVSDTLLDCRKHLTWVVAVLQEVAAAAAQLIAPLAENEGLPVAALEELAFKASKQIYGSPSSSPYECLRQSCTILISTMNKLATAMQEGEYDAERPPSKPPPVELRAAALRAEITDAEGLGLKLEDRETVIKELKKSLKIKGEELSEANVRLSLLEKKLDSAAKDADERIEKVQNRLEETQALLRKKEKEFEETMDALQADIDQLEAEKAELKQRLNSQSKRTIEGLRGPPPSGIATLVSGIAGEEQQRGGAPGQVLGSVPGPGLVKDSPLLLQQISAMRLHISQLQHENSILKGAQMKASLAALPPLHVAKLSVLPHEGPGRELATGALYRKTNQLLETLNQLSTHTHVVDITRTNPAAKSPSAQLLEQVAQLKSLSDTIEKLKDEVLKETVSQCPGATVPTDFATFPSSAFLRAKEEQQDDTVYLGKVTFSCAAGLGQRHRLVLTQEQLHQLHGRLI
- the DCTN1 gene encoding dynactin subunit 1 isoform X1, with protein sequence MAQSKRHVYSRTPSGGRMSAEATARPLRVGSRVEVIGKGHRGTVAYVGATLFATGKWVGVILDEAKGKNDGTVQGRKYFTCDEGHGIFVRQSQIQVFEDGADTTSPETPDSSASKALKREGTDSATKTSKLPTRPASSTGVVGASSSLGPSGSASAGELSSSEPSTPAQTPLAAPIIPTPALTSPGAAPPLPSPSKEEEGLRAQVRDLEEKLETLRLKRAEDKAKLKELEKHKIQLEQVQEWKSKMQEQQADLQRRLKEARKEAKEALEAKERYMEEMADTADAIEMATLDKEMAEERAESLQQEVEALKERVDELTTDLEILKAEIEEKGSDGAASSYQLKQLEEQNARLKDALVRMRDLSSSEKQEHVKLQKLMEKKNQELEVVRQQRERLQEELSQAESTIDELKEQVDAALGAEEMVEMLTDRNLNLEEKVRELRETVGDLEAMNEMNDELQENARETELELREQLDMAGARVREAQKRVEAAQETVADYQQTIKKYRQLTAHLQDVNRELTNQQEASVERQQQPPPETFDFKIKFAETKAHAKAIEMELRQMEVAQANRHMSLLTTFMPDSFLRPGGDHDCVLVLLLMPRLICKAELIRKQAQEKFELSENCTERPGLRGAAGEQLSFAAGLVYSLTLLQATLHRYEHALSQCSVDVYKKVGSLYPEMSAHERSLDFLIELLHKDQLDETVNVEPLTKAIKYYQHLYSIHLAEQPEDSTMQLADHIKFTQSALDCMGVEVGRLRAFLQGGQEASDIALLLRDLETSCSDIRQFCKKIRRRMPGTDAPGIPAALAFGPQVSDTLLDCRKHLTWVVAVLQEVAAAAAQLIAPLAENEGLPVAALEELAFKASKQVGLDGWEEGGRESGVRFSLHYCPWLLQIYGSPSSSPYECLRQSCTILISTMNKLATAMQEGEYDAERPPSKPPPVELRAAALRAEITDAEGLGLKLEDRETVIKELKKSLKIKGEELSEANVRLSLLEKKLDSAAKDADERIEKVQNRLEETQALLRKKEKEFEETMDALQADIDQLEAEKAELKQRLNSQSKRTIEGLRGPPPSGIATLVSGIAGGGAPGQVLGSVPGPGLVKDSPLLLQQISAMRLHISQLQHENSILKGAQMKASLAALPPLHVAKLSVLPHEGPGRELATGALYRKTNQLLETLNQLSTHTHVVDITRTNPAAKSPSAQLLEQVAQLKSLSDTIEKLKDEVLKETVSQCPGATVPTDFATFPSSAFLRAKEEQQDDTVYLGKVTFSCAAGLGQRHRLVLTQEQLHQLHGRLI